The following are encoded in a window of Sinorhizobium sojae CCBAU 05684 genomic DNA:
- a CDS encoding membrane protein: MTIDFSPLLPWPYLAALILAAIVLAAFGLWQRVRGASLRTAALAAFCLALANPVLFQEEREPLSTIVAVVVDRSQSQENADRREQTDQALAGLQERLARFPQMETRIVEAADSGENDAPSTRLFDALATALADVPPSRVGGAIFITDGQVHDVPDVNQTLGFNAPLHGLITGRPDEFDRRIEIVSAPRFGIVGEQQNLTFRVVDDGTAPGGSAEVTIRLNGNEIAIERAEPGTEVPFSFTVPRGGNNILEFAVNPVAGEVTEANNRAVHVIDGIRENLRVLLVSGEPHAGERAWRNLLKSDAAVDLVHFTILRPPEKQDGTPINELSLIAFPTRELFVDKISEFDLIIFDRYQHRGVLPILYYDNIAQYVQNGGALLIAAGPEHAGDDSIAATPLSAVLPANPTGVVNETAFFPRLSEDGRKHPVTRGLEGAESEPPAWGRWFRTVDVDRPLGQTVMEAADGRPLLVLNRVGKGRVAMLLSDQGWLWARNFEGGGPHISLYRRTAHWLMQEPALEEEALTARASGRTLEITRQTIEGDPGQATLTHPSGRSEEITLTEREPGLYKAEVRTDEIGLFEIANDELTTLVHVGNVNAPEFKAAISTEEKLEPWAEKTKGTLRRLASADGPVDLPSILPVRGAVRVADDQRLSLKITDETVLKGVNSLSLFSGLLGLAALLFIISATWYREGR; this comes from the coding sequence ATGACGATCGACTTCTCGCCTCTCCTCCCCTGGCCATATCTGGCGGCACTGATACTGGCGGCAATTGTCCTGGCCGCCTTCGGTCTCTGGCAGCGCGTACGCGGCGCCTCTTTGCGCACCGCCGCGCTCGCGGCCTTCTGCCTTGCGCTTGCAAACCCCGTGCTGTTCCAAGAGGAACGCGAACCGCTCTCTACGATCGTCGCCGTCGTCGTCGACCGCAGCCAGAGCCAGGAGAATGCCGACAGGCGCGAGCAGACCGACCAGGCGCTGGCCGGCCTCCAGGAGCGCCTCGCCCGCTTCCCGCAAATGGAGACGCGCATCGTCGAGGCGGCGGATTCCGGGGAAAACGACGCGCCCTCGACTAGGCTTTTCGATGCGCTCGCAACGGCGCTCGCCGACGTGCCGCCCTCGCGCGTCGGCGGCGCCATCTTCATCACAGACGGCCAGGTGCACGATGTGCCGGATGTGAACCAGACCCTCGGATTCAACGCACCGCTGCACGGGCTGATCACCGGAAGACCCGATGAGTTCGATCGGCGTATCGAGATCGTCAGCGCACCCCGTTTCGGCATTGTCGGCGAGCAGCAGAACCTCACCTTCCGCGTAGTCGACGACGGCACGGCCCCGGGCGGCAGCGCGGAAGTGACGATCCGCCTCAACGGCAATGAGATCGCGATCGAGCGCGCCGAGCCTGGCACCGAGGTGCCGTTCAGCTTTACCGTCCCGCGCGGCGGCAACAATATTCTCGAATTCGCGGTCAATCCGGTCGCCGGGGAAGTTACGGAGGCGAACAACCGCGCCGTCCACGTGATCGACGGCATTCGCGAAAACCTGCGCGTGCTTCTCGTTTCCGGAGAGCCGCATGCCGGCGAGCGCGCCTGGCGCAATCTGTTAAAATCCGATGCCGCCGTCGATCTCGTCCACTTCACCATTCTCAGGCCGCCGGAAAAGCAGGACGGCACGCCTATCAACGAGCTGTCGCTGATTGCCTTCCCGACCCGCGAGCTTTTCGTCGACAAGATCAGCGAATTCGACCTCATCATCTTCGACCGCTATCAGCACCGCGGCGTGCTGCCGATCCTCTACTATGACAACATCGCGCAATATGTGCAGAACGGCGGCGCTCTGCTGATCGCGGCCGGCCCGGAACATGCCGGCGACGATTCGATCGCGGCAACGCCGCTGTCGGCCGTCCTCCCCGCAAACCCGACCGGGGTCGTGAACGAAACGGCCTTCTTTCCGCGCCTCTCGGAGGACGGCAGGAAACATCCGGTGACCAGGGGGCTCGAAGGCGCAGAGAGCGAGCCTCCGGCCTGGGGGCGCTGGTTCCGCACGGTCGATGTCGACAGGCCGCTCGGCCAGACGGTGATGGAGGCTGCGGACGGCCGGCCGTTGCTGGTGCTCAACCGGGTCGGCAAGGGGCGCGTCGCCATGTTGCTCTCCGACCAGGGCTGGCTCTGGGCCCGCAATTTCGAAGGCGGCGGCCCGCATATTTCGCTCTACCGCCGCACCGCGCACTGGCTGATGCAGGAGCCGGCCCTCGAGGAGGAGGCGCTGACCGCACGTGCTTCGGGTCGGACGCTGGAAATCACCCGCCAGACGATCGAGGGCGATCCGGGCCAGGCAACGCTCACTCATCCCTCCGGCCGCTCCGAGGAAATCACGCTGACGGAACGGGAGCCGGGTCTTTACAAGGCGGAGGTCAGGACTGACGAGATCGGATTGTTCGAGATCGCCAATGACGAACTGACGACGCTCGTGCACGTCGGCAATGTCAATGCACCGGAATTCAAGGCGGCGATTTCGACGGAGGAAAAGTTGGAACCCTGGGCCGAGAAGACCAAGGGGACCCTCCGCCGCCTGGCGAGTGCCGACGGTCCGGTCGACCTCCCCT